In Myotis daubentonii chromosome 11, mMyoDau2.1, whole genome shotgun sequence, the genomic window TTACTGACTCGCAGCAGGGCTACATAGATGAGGAAGTTCCGTATGGAGGAGATCACATCCTCGCGCATCTTCCGTTTCATCTCCTCGGGGTCCAGCTTCGGCGCGAGGCCCTCGATACGGAACATCGCGGCTCTGCCTCACCGGCTTCCACCAGCCGCGCTCGGCTCCTCTCAGCCGTAGCCTCGCGCCCGGAAGGAGGCTCAACCCTATTTCCGGTCCCCGCCCCTTATGGTCGAGCGCGGCAACGGGAGCCTGCGAGG contains:
- the TOMM5 gene encoding mitochondrial import receptor subunit TOM5 homolog, which gives rise to MFRIEGLAPKLDPEEMKRKMREDVISSIRNFLIYVALLRVTPFILKKLDSI